In Desulfofustis limnaeus, the genomic stretch AGAACCTGGTGCGGCAGACGCCGCTGCCCGCCGATCTTGAGGAATTGCTGCAGGTCTACTACGCCCGGTTGGAGCAGGACACCCGCCCCGGTTGCCGGGTGGCGCTGCGTTCCAGTGCCCTGGGCGAAGATGTTGCCGGCGTGTCCTTTGCCGGCTTGTATCGGACCGTTCTCGATGTGGATCGGTCGTCGTTGGTGTCCGCCTACAAAGAGGTCATCGCGAGCAAATACGGGGCCAGGGCCATCGCCTACCGGCGCAAGCGCGGTTACCGTCACGAGGATATCGAGATGTGTGTCGGCTGCCTGGCCATGGTCGACGCTCTGATCAGCGGCGTCCTCTACACGCGTGATCCCTCCGACCAAGAAGCGGATGTGGTGCGGATCAACGCCGCCGCCGGGATTGCCCGGGGCGTGGTGGACGGGACCACCGCCGTCGATCTTTTCCTGGTCGGCCGGGACAAACCGTATCCCCTGGTGTACAGCGAAATAAACCGGGAACGGCAAATTTCGGCGGAGAGCGGGGCAGCCGCTCCGTCCTTGACCTACCAGCAGCTGCGTAAACTGGTTGAGAGCGCCCTGCGCCTCGAAGAGCATTTCGGCTGTCCGCAGGATATCGAATGGTCCTTCGATCACCAGGGCCGGCTCTACATCCTGCAGAGCCGACCGATGAAAACGGCCGAGCCGGTAACCGAACAGCCGCTCATCCAGGTCGACCAAGACGTCCCGCCATTGCTCTTCGGCGGGGTCTGTGCCGCGTCGGGTATCGGGGCCGGGATCGTGCATCGGGTCGATTCCCCGGAGGATATGCAGCGATTCCCGAAAGACGGTGTGCTGGTGCTCGATTATCCGCTGCCCGACTGGGCGCCGCTGGTAGGCCGGGCGGTGGCGGTGATCGCTCAGAAGGGAAGCGAGGCCGGCCACCTGGCGACCGTCTCCCGGGAGTTCGGCATTCCGGCTTTGTTTGGAGTGGCCGATGCCATGCAGGTTCTGGCCGATGGCCAGGAAGTTACCGTCAATGCCGGTGCTCGTGCCGTGTATCGGGGCATACGTGAGGATATCCTGAAGATGCGGACGGTGCGCCGGGAGTTGATGGCCGGCAGTCCGGTCCAACGGCTCCTCTCCGAGGCCCTGCAGTACATCACGCCGCTCAACCTCAACGATCCCGCCTCCACCAAGTTCAAGGCCTCCTGGTGTGAGACGCTGCATGACATCACCCGTTTCTGTCATGAGAAATCGGTGACCGAGATGTTCAATGCCGGTCAGCTCAACGGCTTCGACAAGGCCTCGGCGAAACGACTGGTGGGCGATGTGCCCCTGGAGTGGTGGGTTATCGATCTGGCCGACGGCTTTCGGGAAGGAGTACCGGAGAATTCGCCAACCGTTCGCATCGACGATATCGCCTCCCTGCCCATGCTCGCCATCTGGCAGGGCATCGAAGCGGTTCCCTGGGGTGGCCCGCCGCCGGTTTCGGCCCGGGGGTTCGGCTCGATCATCCTGCAGTCGACCATGCGTCCTGAGTTGGATCCATCCGTCCCCTCGGCGTTGACGGTGAAAAACTATTTTCTCATCTCACGCCATTTCTGCAACCTCAGCGTCCGACTCGGCTACCATTACGCCATGATCGAGGCCTTTTTGAGCGACATGCTCACCGAGAGCTATGTCACCTTCCGCTTCAAGGGCGGGGCGGCCGATATGCGCCGCAAGGCGCTACGGGCCAGGCTTTTGTCCGAGGTGCTGAAGCATTATGGCTTCCGTATCGAATTGCAATCCGACGCCTTGCTGGCCCGGATCAAGAAGAAAGAGACGCCGTATCTGGAGAGCCGATTGAAGATCCTCGGCTATCTGACGGTCCACGCCCGGCAGATTGATATGGCCATGGACCGTGAAACTGCAGTAAAACACTACCGGGAGAAGTTCCTGCAAGACATAGAGTCGATGCTGGCGGCAACCCCAACGCCACCGGTGACGACGGAGGTGGATCATGGTAACGAAACCGAAAGTGATGTTGGTTGATGACGAGCCGGAATTTCTCGAGGTGATGGCGAAGTTCATGAGACATCGCGGTGTTACATTGGAAACCGCTGCCAATTGTTCCGAAGCCCTGTCCTGGCTGGCCCGAGACCGTTTCGATGTGGTGGTGATGGATGTGCGAATGCCGGGGATAGGCGGCCTGGAATGCATGGATGAGATGAAATCGGTACAGCCCGGCCTGGAAGTGATCATCCTCACCGGCCACGCCTCGCTCAATTACGGCATCAGCGGGATGGAACGGGGGGCCTTTGATTACTGCCTGAAACCGGTCGATGCCGGCGAGCTCCTGGAAAAAGTCTTACTGGCCCGGGAGAAGGCCGCTGCCGGCCCGCACGGCTGAGCCACTCAGCGAATCGAGCGTTCATAGGCGGCGATGATGTCCTGCAGCGGGGGGCGATCAGCCGGTCCGGCACCGACGAAATGGAAACGGATGATGCCGTCGGCATCGATAAGAAGATCACCACCGCGCTGCCAGATATCGCCCTCCGAGGGCGTTGGAACCTTGCCCCGCAGGAGTTCCCGAAGATAGACCAGCCACGTCCGGGGCCCCCAGATATCCCAGAAGCCAGCCTTTTGCAGCCCATAGGCACGATAGAGCCTGCGCTGGGGATCGACCAGCAACGGCCAGTCCGCCTCCGTCTTGCCCAAAAAGATCTGGGCCTGCGGCGGCGGTTCAAAGGTCACCGCGACCACCTCGATGCCCCTCTGTTCCAGTTCCTCCCGTTGTTGCCACAACTGTGACAGGTGCCGACGTCAGGGCAGTCAGCCCAGGTGCCGGAGGAAGACCAGCAGCAACCAACGGCCTTGGTACTGCTCGAAACTATGGGGCCGGCCAGAGGCGTCTTTCAGCACGAATGGTACGGCGGGCGAGCCGATCAGGTCGTTGTGTTTCATTTCCTGAGGTTTCGGTCCGTATGTTTCGTTCATCTGGATAAAACGTATTTTTCTGGGGGTGAGGGTAAAAGAGCCTTCGGCTCCCCGATTTTTCACTCTAGCGACCGTCAGCATCTTTGGCAATCGTTTGCTGTCTGGGCGGCGACGAGCTGTGTTGGGAAGAAAATTCCTTTTCCTGGCGATTCTCATAGTCTACACTCAAGGCAGTGGATACTCCGTTGCTTCCCGTCGCCAGCGTCCAGACCTTGCCGGGCGAGGAAGGGATTGGATCGATGCGTTGCCCGATCGGTGCCTTCATGGCACCGCCGTCGCTGTCAGCGGTACCTGAAAACTCAAAAGAAAAGGCATCCCATGGCCAAAGAGATAAAACCGGTCGTGCCATACGACGACACCTTTGCCAAGCTAGATATACGGGTAGGGCGGGTAGTCGAGGTGGAACGGGAAACGGCTACCCCCAAGCCCACCTACAAAATGGTCGTCGATTTTGGCGCATACGGCAAAAAAACCAGTTATGGCCGGTTCACCAATCATCCGCTTGATGAAGTGAAAGGGAGATTGGTTCTGGGGGTTCTGAATTTCGGCCCGAAGCAGGTGGGTGAGGTCGTCTCCGAGGTCCTGATTCTCGGTGTACAATTTCCCAAGGCAGATAGTGGTGAAGCGACCTTTGTTGCCCCCCTCCGGGAGGCTAAGATCGGCAGTAAAATGTTTTAATCAGCAGGGCTGTTACGGTCGGCACGCTAGGAGCATCACGGGATGGCATGAGGGGCGGAAAGAACACGCATCCCCTGCGGTGTGTTGATATGTGCGATCAGGCGCGTTGTTGCAGCCGAAGCTGTGGGAACAACGGAAACCGGAGCTTCGAGTTGCAGAGACGACACTAATCGGGTGAGGCGATCGGGATCCGGGTGAATTATCTCCAGCGCGGCCAGAGACAGCCCCTTGTCCTCAAGGTTGGCGGCCGGGTGGTTGGCGGCCTGCCACTCGATCAACGCTGGGGCACCGCTCGCCAGCGGAATTGAACCGTCAGCGGGAATGGTGATAAGCCAGTTGAGTGTGCCGCGGCTCATGGATTCGACTACCCCGAGATTCTCGGAAGCGGCGGCGGCGGTGGCGTGGATGTCCGGAGTGCGTACGACCCAGGCTGACAGGCAGGGGGGCGATTGAGGGGTGAGGCAGTCCAGGGCGAACCAGCGTGGCCGTGTCGGCGGCGGCGCCGCGGGGTTTGGTGCTATCACCTCAAGATACGTGGTATCGCCAAGTCGTAATAAGCTGTTGTGGGTGCCCATCCGCGGGTGTTCACCCCCGGCCTGTGGAACGACACCTAAACACTCTGTGACGAAGGCGTTGCCTGCCTCAAGAGACAAGGCGGTAACGGCGATGTGATCGAGAAATGTGCGAGGCATGGCAAAGTTCCTCATTGTTTAGCTGCTTCCGGCGGCAGTATCAGTACCTGGTATAGTCAGCAAAAGATGAACCATTCCTGTTTTTCTTTATCAACTCTTGCTAATGATTTATAATCGATTTGGTTATGGCAAAATTTTTACTATAAATCAGGTTAAAGGAGAATATTTCGATGAAAAAAGTTAGCGAGTCCGCCGGCGACCTCAAAAAACTCATCAAGCATGCCATCGAAGACTTAGAGGTCACGCCGACCGAATATCAGCAGATCATGGATTGCGCTGGTGCCGATGGGCACATAGACAAAGAGGAAGCAGCTCTTTTAGCGCAATTTCAGACTATGATCGCCAATGGAACCATCAAGCGAGTGAAGGAATAGGGGTAGTACATCGGCATTCTCACGGGTATCTACCGCCATTGCCTTTGTACCATCTCCCAAAATCTTCATCCGGCATGGGACGGGCAATCAAATATCCCTGCGCAAAATCACAACCTATTTCCTTGAGGATGTTGTAGGCTTCGGGGGTCTCTACTCCTTCCGCTATCACCTTCATGCCGAGACTGTGCGCCATTTTGATAGTGGCTTCCACAATGTGGATTACCTGACGGTCGACGTCTAATCGGCGAATGAATGATTGATCGATTTTGATATTTGACATCGGCAACTTATGGAGATATTGAAGTGACGAATAACCTGTTCCATAATCGTCAATTGATAGGTCGATGTTCAATAGGCTCAGTTTGTTGAGTTCGGTAATAGCCTGGTCGACATCCAACAATAAAGCGCTTTCTGTTACCTCCAGTTCAACATCTTTCCCTTCAAGCTGATATTTTTCCATCAGACGGGCGACCAACTCTGCAAATCCAGGCTCGGAAAGGTTCCTCGTTGACACATTGACAGCCACGCTCAGATCGATTTCCTTCTGTTGAAAAAGCCGGATCGTGGCCATGGCCTGGTTCAAGACAAATTCCGTGACGGAATGAATGAGGGTGCTTTCTTCGGCACGTGGGATAAATGCCGCCGGTGGAACATTTCCTCTTACTGGGTGTTCCCACCGGATCAGTGCTTCGGCTCCGCGAATGATGCCAGATGCCATCTCAACCTTCGGTTGAAAATGAAGGAGTAATTGATGATGGTCGATAGCTGTTGCCAATTCACCGAGCAATTTCACATTCTCTTCAGCGGTGATAACAAGATCGGGTTGATAAATGGCACTGTCTTTGCCTTTTTGTCGTGCAATCGCTAATGCCATTTCCGCCTGTTTTAAATAGTCTTCTGGTGAGCGACCTTCCTTGCCAAGAGTAACAGTTCCGACCCTTGTGTCCACGTGGAGCAATAACCCGTTGAACGATATTGCTTCTTGTGATGACGCCAAGAGATTATCTCGTATCGCTGACGAACAGTCCTGATTACACTGGAGTACGAACCCCAGTACCGTCGTCTCAGGTTGAAAAATGTATGTGCATATAGAGGCCGATTCGATTCGTTTGGTCAGTTGATCGATCGCAGTCTCAAGAACAGCGGGACCAAAAGTACACTTGAGTTCGGTGGCGTTTTCAATTGATAACAGAGATAAACTTAAAACCTCTGAGGGATCTTTTTTTGAGGTCAATTCTGGAAGGGCAAGCAGGAGATCTCTCCGGTTGGGTAGATCAGTAAAAACATTGTGATGAGCAATCCATCGAAGCTGCTCGATATATTGCTTGGCCGTACTGCTGGCAAGACCGCTCAGTGTTCCGGCAATCACAAAGAGACCTGATCTGAACAACCAATTGAAGGTTGTCTGTTGTTCTCCGGTTACAACGTCAAGCGGCATTACAGGGCCAAGCGATAGACCGGCAATAACAGCGAAAATTAAACCACCGGTTGCGCCGATGATGAAACCAGCAAACAGAATGGGAATATACATCGCGTGCGAGTAAACGTACTTGATCCCACCCGTCTGGTACACGGTAATGGCAATACCTGCTATGGCGATAAGCAGGATAAAACTTGCAAATGTTTGAACGGAAATACGTTGCTTGTCAGTCCAGGAAAAATAGCTGCTGAGTAAGAAAGATAATGGAATGTTCTCCATAGTCGTGAACCTGCGAGAAGGTTTGTCGATAACGCTTTCTGATTTTCAGAACAAGAGATCATCAAACCAGAAAGTTTGATTACGTAGTTCACGCCAAGACATCAATGAAATTCGATTTAAATCAAAGTCTTGCATCACATCATGTTCCACGAGTGAGCGTCAATTTTCCGATTGACTGGCCTTTAAGTGATCAGAATACTTCCTGTCCTCAATACAGATATGGTTCATCCACCAGCTTCTCAGAAAGTTCAGCAGTTCGTGTGAGTCTTTAAAATTTTTGGTTTCCTCAACGATCCGCTGGGTTTCACCGACGAGCTGCCGATGCAATGAGATGTGGTCATGTAGGTCCGGGTAGTCCATTTGCCGCATGATTTCTTCTTCAGTCAGAAAATGAAATTTTGTGTATTCATTCAAGATGATGAGGACCGAATCAAGGACCTTTTCTTCCTTCTTTTTGGTGATGAAATAATGCAACGTATTGATTGTCGAGATAATGGCCCGATGCTGCTCGTCGATAATGGGAATATCGAGTTTGTTGTTGTCGCTCCAAACGATGTAGAGGTTTCGTTTCATGGATTTATCTCTCAATGAATCTTATCGGTTGCCACTGCGGTTGATTTTAGGGAACCTTGAAAAATTGCCATTTCGCCCAATCTCATCGTTGCGCAATCGAATTTTATCCTCGGAATATCATGTATATGCCTGCGGTAAAATTCTCTTGCGCGCCTCGATCTTGAACGAAATTTCGAATTTTTCAAGGCCCCCTTTAAGCATCAAGTATCTGCCGAATCTTTTGTGAAAGATCTTGCTTGGAAAAAGGCTTTGAAATGAAGTTAACACCTTCTTTCAAGATACCGCGATCAGAAATCACGCTTGCCGTATAGCCGGACATAAAGAGTATATGTATGTTCGGATATTCGTGCAGGAGCAGATCGCCGAGTTCCTGCCCGTTCATGTCCGGCATGATGACATCGGTCAGCAGCAGGTGGATCACTCCATCGTACTGTTTCGCCAGCGCGATCGCTTCCACGGGATTTTTTGCTGTCATGACGTTGTAGCCCAATTGGCTGAGCATCCGATCGGCCAGCTTTAAAATGGCCTGAGCATCCTCAACCACCAGAATGGTTTCATTGCCGCGGGCGTCAGCAGGCCGCGGTTCCTTGATCTCGACGAGGTCGACGGTCTCCGCATGTTTTGGCAGGTAAATTCTAAAGGTTGCCCCCTTGCCGAGTTCGCTATAGACATTGATGAAGCCGCTATTCTGCTTGACGATCCCGAAAACAGTGGCCAACCCGAGCCCGGTCCCTTTCCCCTCTGCTTTGGTGGTGAAAAACGGTTCAAACAGGTGCTGCATGGTCTCCTGGTCCATGCCGGAACCGCTGTCAGTTACCGTAAGGGTCGTATAGTCTCCGGGAACGAAACCGGTGTGCGTGGCACAATAGTCCTCATCAAGATAGACGTGCCCGGTTTCGATAATTACCCTGCCGACACCACCGATGGCATCCCGCGCATTAATACACAGGTTTGCCAGTAATTGATCAACTTGTGACGGATCTATTTTGACCAATCCGATGCTCGCCCCTGGCTGCGAGATCAAGTTAATATCCTCACCGATCAGCCGACGGAGCATCTTCAGCATACCCTCGATACTGTTGTTGAGATCGAGCACTTTGGGTGCAATGGTTTGCCTACGGGCAAAGGCCAGAAGCTGTCGGGTGATAGTGGTCGAACGTTGTGCGGCGCTCAACACCTCGCCGAGATAGTCGTGGAGCTGATCACGCTTATCAATTTTTCCCAAGGCGAGCTCAGTGAATCCTATGATGACGCTGAGGATGTTGTTGAAGTCATGAGCAACACCTCCGGCCAGACGGCCGACAGATTCCATCTTTTGTGCCTGGATTACTTGTTGCTGTAATTTCTCACGCTCCCGATCCAGGCGGACATGATCGGTAATGTCGACAACCGCAGCGAATACACGCGGTTGTTTTCCTTCCAGGCGTTCAATGACTCCCTGGTTGCGAATATGTAAAATCTCACCATCGCGGCGAACGATGCGATATTCGTGAGACGGCAGTTCCGTTCCGCCTCCCTTGAGACTTTCTTGCAGCCATGCGACCGTCTGTTCCCGATCCTCCGGATGTATGATTTTATTGGTGACCACATCAAAGGTGATGGTCTCATGTGGGCTGTATTGCAGGAGTTCGTAAATACCTTTTGACCAGGTGATCTCACCTGTTTCGAGATCCCAGGTAAAGTCACCAGCCCTGGCCACCTGTTGCGCTCTGATAAATCTGGCTTCACTTTCGCGCAAGGCCTGTTCAACCGATCGTCTCTGTTCTATTTCCCGCTGCTGTTTGGATAGCTCGTGACGCAGGACAAGATAAAACGTGAGGGACGTGATGAAGACAAAGAACCATCCCTTGTAGGTTTGTAGAATGGTGGTCTGGCTGGTGTCTCCAGTCAACGCGCCAAGCAACCAATCGGAACCAATGATCCACAAACCGGCGAGCAGAGCATAGACCGCCGCTCGAAAAAAAGGCGTGTTCTTTCTATCATCGCTGTTCATCTGATCCTTCCGAAATAAGCTGAGTTCAGGGCGCCCTTTTGTAGCGTTTTACTCCTGTTTTCTTCAGTTTTCAAAGTTCTTTAAAATAAGCGAACAGGTCTACCGCAGTGAAGGTTTCCATATTTGCACAAAGGATTCATTCATCGGATGTTCCGAACGAGGGCGGACCGATTTCCGTCCTCATCTCTATGTAATTATTTCGCTTTTCTCCTTGTCGGCAACTTCTTCCTGCTGGCTACGTGACCATGAGAGCGCGGCAGCGCGCTGGGCGGCGTGATCGCCAACGCCGAGAACAGTACGGCCAGGCTCGGCCGTGGCTTCGGCACACTGAGCATGCCACCAGTCTGTTGACCGTCGATTTCATGCTCCATTGCGCATAAGCTGGTGAGCTTTTTCAGACCCTCCTCAACTGTCAGGTCGAGGTCACGCCAAGCCGCTGCCAGTTTCCGGCGAACCAGATACGCCAGCATCACCACAAAGACATGCCCTCTGGTACGTGACTCTTTCCGTACGTAGATGGGACGAACCTCCAGATGACCGGTCTTGCACGTGCGGAACGCCTGTTCCACCTGGATCAGGTCCTTGTAGCGGTCGTGTATCGTTTTCATCGGCGCGGCATCGGCCGGCAGGTCGGTCTTGATGGCGTAACAGCCATCCAGTTCCTCGACTTCAGCCAGATAGGCCTCGTTCACCTGCACGGTGATCGTACGGTTCGAGCAGGTGGCCTTGATAAAATCATCAACGCCGAGCTGTGCTTCTTTTTCCCACACCTTACGGAGGGCGATTGATTCGTCGGCCCGGGGATGGTCGGCCAGATAGCGATTCTGTTCCCGGGCGAGCGCCTGCACGGCCCTGATCCGCTGTTCACGGGAAGCGGCCAGCTCCGCGGCACGGATCGGATTGCGACGCAGAATGTAGCGGACGCCATGCTGCTCAATCTCGCACAGATCCCGGTCGAACAATCCCAACTGCAGGACCCCGCTGTTCAGCAGAGCCCGGATCTGCGGCTTGGTGATCGCCGTGATGTAGTGGAATCCGGCTGCCTGCAGCTCTTCGATCTGAGCGCTCTTGATCATGCCCCGGTCACCGACCATGGTCACCCGCTGACAACCGAAGTGCCGGGCGGTGGTCTCGATCTGGGCGCCAAAGGTCTTCAGATCAGTGGTGTTGCCCTGAAAGACCCTGACTGATACCGGGGTGCCGTCATCACTGCAGAGCAGGCCGATGACAATCTGTTTCTTGCCCCGCTTCTTGTCCCGGTTGTACCCCCAGTCGCCGAGTTCATTGTGGTCGCCTTCCAGGTAGCTGGAGGTAACATCATAGAGAAACAACGAGGGGGCGTGGTCTGTGAAGGTTGTCTTGAACAGTTTCTGCTCCATGGCGTCCTGCTGCTCGCAGAGCCAGTCCAGGGCCTGGTAGAGATCGTCTTCGGTAAATGAATCAACGCCGAGCAGTTCGCCAACCGCATGTTCTTCAGCCAGGCGGACCGCGCTCAGCCGTGAGCCTTGCTCGATCAGTCGAGCCATGATCATCCACAGGCAGAGCAGGCCGTTTCGTGATGACCCAACGATTGTATCAAGACCCAGCTCGCGGCAAAGGTGCAGCAGCACCCACACGGCGCCAACCGAACGGCCTTGTTTTTGTTTGACACTGCTGCCCAGCAGATGTTCAAGTTCCTGCGGGTTGTCTTTGTGCTTCAGAGCCAGCACGATAGCCTGAATGACAGCCTCCGGGTATTTGGTCAGGTTAAGCAGGGTTCGTTTCTTGACCTTGGAGCCGTTTTCACGTAACCGTCAAATGAACCCCATCTGGTCAAGGAGCCTGAGACATGGTCATGTATGCCGAAAATTTTCAGGAGGCATGCATGGAACAGGAAGCAATCAAGAATCGCAGGACAAAACAGTCGTTCTGGCAGCACCACATTGACGACTGGCGTCAATCAGGAAAAAGCCAACGGCGCTATTGCCTGGCACACGGACTAGCTCTGGCCACCTTTGGCTACTGGCGACG encodes the following:
- a CDS encoding PEP/pyruvate-binding domain-containing protein; amino-acid sequence: MRGIIRFVKELFSPTRPDPVAQSPEERRASFRKRYRHFRSLLTANNNALQAMAELEKMYYGSESYRMAAIRSKITTILVNVYKMVTNLQEMSSNRYRELSEILEKLTSQIEEVVDRKPVYPAGPYVLNLFDIGVQDRIQAGEKMAHLGEVSRLAGMYVPPGFVVTATATRSFLNEELLTEINRKLQVKDSDDLASLYHTCEAIQNLVRQTPLPADLEELLQVYYARLEQDTRPGCRVALRSSALGEDVAGVSFAGLYRTVLDVDRSSLVSAYKEVIASKYGARAIAYRRKRGYRHEDIEMCVGCLAMVDALISGVLYTRDPSDQEADVVRINAAAGIARGVVDGTTAVDLFLVGRDKPYPLVYSEINRERQISAESGAAAPSLTYQQLRKLVESALRLEEHFGCPQDIEWSFDHQGRLYILQSRPMKTAEPVTEQPLIQVDQDVPPLLFGGVCAASGIGAGIVHRVDSPEDMQRFPKDGVLVLDYPLPDWAPLVGRAVAVIAQKGSEAGHLATVSREFGIPALFGVADAMQVLADGQEVTVNAGARAVYRGIREDILKMRTVRRELMAGSPVQRLLSEALQYITPLNLNDPASTKFKASWCETLHDITRFCHEKSVTEMFNAGQLNGFDKASAKRLVGDVPLEWWVIDLADGFREGVPENSPTVRIDDIASLPMLAIWQGIEAVPWGGPPPVSARGFGSIILQSTMRPELDPSVPSALTVKNYFLISRHFCNLSVRLGYHYAMIEAFLSDMLTESYVTFRFKGGAADMRRKALRARLLSEVLKHYGFRIELQSDALLARIKKKETPYLESRLKILGYLTVHARQIDMAMDRETAVKHYREKFLQDIESMLAATPTPPVTTEVDHGNETESDVG
- a CDS encoding response regulator, encoding MVTKPKVMLVDDEPEFLEVMAKFMRHRGVTLETAANCSEALSWLARDRFDVVVMDVRMPGIGGLECMDEMKSVQPGLEVIILTGHASLNYGISGMERGAFDYCLKPVDAGELLEKVLLAREKAAAGPHG
- a CDS encoding peroxiredoxin-like family protein, whose amino-acid sequence is MSQLWQQREELEQRGIEVVAVTFEPPPQAQIFLGKTEADWPLLVDPQRRLYRAYGLQKAGFWDIWGPRTWLVYLRELLRGKVPTPSEGDIWQRGGDLLIDADGIIRFHFVGAGPADRPPLQDIIAAYERSIR
- a CDS encoding VOC family protein; protein product: MPRTFLDHIAVTALSLEAGNAFVTECLGVVPQAGGEHPRMGTHNSLLRLGDTTYLEVIAPNPAAPPPTRPRWFALDCLTPQSPPCLSAWVVRTPDIHATAAAASENLGVVESMSRGTLNWLITIPADGSIPLASGAPALIEWQAANHPAANLEDKGLSLAALEIIHPDPDRLTRLVSSLQLEAPVSVVPTASAATTRLIAHINTPQGMRVLSAPHAIP
- a CDS encoding putative bifunctional diguanylate cyclase/phosphodiesterase, giving the protein MENIPLSFLLSSYFSWTDKQRISVQTFASFILLIAIAGIAITVYQTGGIKYVYSHAMYIPILFAGFIIGATGGLIFAVIAGLSLGPVMPLDVVTGEQQTTFNWLFRSGLFVIAGTLSGLASSTAKQYIEQLRWIAHHNVFTDLPNRRDLLLALPELTSKKDPSEVLSLSLLSIENATELKCTFGPAVLETAIDQLTKRIESASICTYIFQPETTVLGFVLQCNQDCSSAIRDNLLASSQEAISFNGLLLHVDTRVGTVTLGKEGRSPEDYLKQAEMALAIARQKGKDSAIYQPDLVITAEENVKLLGELATAIDHHQLLLHFQPKVEMASGIIRGAEALIRWEHPVRGNVPPAAFIPRAEESTLIHSVTEFVLNQAMATIRLFQQKEIDLSVAVNVSTRNLSEPGFAELVARLMEKYQLEGKDVELEVTESALLLDVDQAITELNKLSLLNIDLSIDDYGTGYSSLQYLHKLPMSNIKIDQSFIRRLDVDRQVIHIVEATIKMAHSLGMKVIAEGVETPEAYNILKEIGCDFAQGYLIARPMPDEDFGRWYKGNGGRYP
- a CDS encoding bacteriohemerythrin, with the translated sequence MKRNLYIVWSDNNKLDIPIIDEQHRAIISTINTLHYFITKKKEEKVLDSVLIILNEYTKFHFLTEEEIMRQMDYPDLHDHISLHRQLVGETQRIVEETKNFKDSHELLNFLRSWWMNHICIEDRKYSDHLKASQSEN
- a CDS encoding hybrid sensor histidine kinase/response regulator, which codes for MNSDDRKNTPFFRAAVYALLAGLWIIGSDWLLGALTGDTSQTTILQTYKGWFFVFITSLTFYLVLRHELSKQQREIEQRRSVEQALRESEARFIRAQQVARAGDFTWDLETGEITWSKGIYELLQYSPHETITFDVVTNKIIHPEDREQTVAWLQESLKGGGTELPSHEYRIVRRDGEILHIRNQGVIERLEGKQPRVFAAVVDITDHVRLDREREKLQQQVIQAQKMESVGRLAGGVAHDFNNILSVIIGFTELALGKIDKRDQLHDYLGEVLSAAQRSTTITRQLLAFARRQTIAPKVLDLNNSIEGMLKMLRRLIGEDINLISQPGASIGLVKIDPSQVDQLLANLCINARDAIGGVGRVIIETGHVYLDEDYCATHTGFVPGDYTTLTVTDSGSGMDQETMQHLFEPFFTTKAEGKGTGLGLATVFGIVKQNSGFINVYSELGKGATFRIYLPKHAETVDLVEIKEPRPADARGNETILVVEDAQAILKLADRMLSQLGYNVMTAKNPVEAIALAKQYDGVIHLLLTDVIMPDMNGQELGDLLLHEYPNIHILFMSGYTASVISDRGILKEGVNFISKPFSKQDLSQKIRQILDA
- a CDS encoding IS1634 family transposase; translation: MLALKHKDNPQELEHLLGSSVKQKQGRSVGAVWVLLHLCRELGLDTIVGSSRNGLLCLWMIMARLIEQGSRLSAVRLAEEHAVGELLGVDSFTEDDLYQALDWLCEQQDAMEQKLFKTTFTDHAPSLFLYDVTSSYLEGDHNELGDWGYNRDKKRGKKQIVIGLLCSDDGTPVSVRVFQGNTTDLKTFGAQIETTARHFGCQRVTMVGDRGMIKSAQIEELQAAGFHYITAITKPQIRALLNSGVLQLGLFDRDLCEIEQHGVRYILRRNPIRAAELAASREQRIRAVQALAREQNRYLADHPRADESIALRKVWEKEAQLGVDDFIKATCSNRTITVQVNEAYLAEVEELDGCYAIKTDLPADAAPMKTIHDRYKDLIQVEQAFRTCKTGHLEVRPIYVRKESRTRGHVFVVMLAYLVRRKLAAAWRDLDLTVEEGLKKLTSLCAMEHEIDGQQTGGMLSVPKPRPSLAVLFSALAITPPSALPRSHGHVASRKKLPTRRKAK